The proteins below are encoded in one region of Salvelinus namaycush isolate Seneca chromosome 32, SaNama_1.0, whole genome shotgun sequence:
- the LOC120026753 gene encoding small conductance calcium-activated potassium channel protein 3-like, with translation MSRMDLRETESGPPSEGGQRLEATSMEMQVRQSLPEIIITTKDDYQPKDSNQTSSSDKNHTKSEAKGTYGGGEEISGAEPKDGPHDCPHKKTQSIGHRLVRRRALFERRQRLNDCALAVGMFGVVVMVTETELSWSVYSKSSIYSVAMKSIISLSSLILLGLIIAYHICEVQLYIHDNGAEDWRIAMTMERVTLIALELFVAMVHPFPVGLPLSWQAMSPTLSETELEIVLALPMFLRLYLLGRALMLHSRLYTDTASRSIGALNKIHFNSRFVVKALMTIYPGTVLMIFSVSLWLIAAWGLHVCERHHNYKDLSSNYMEALWMVSVTFLSIGYGDVVPHTYCGRSICLLTGIMGAGCTVLVVAVVARKLELTRAEKHVHNFMMDSHFTKGIKIAAANVLRETWMIYKHTKLARERDHCRVRMHQRKLLLAIHRLRDVKMERRKLADQANTLVDLCKMQNLMYDVLSEVSGCRGDLETHTNSLQQNVEELREGFRTLMPLLSCTLATQNASIRHLLREREEQAVTWSMAGQDR, from the exons ATGTCTCGTATGGACTTAAGGGAGACAGAAAGTGGGCCACCCAGTGAAGGAGGTCAAAGGCTAGAGGCCACATCAATGGAGATGCAGGTCCGCCAGAGTCTACCCGAGATTATCATTACAACCAAAGACGACTACCAGCCAAAGGACTCCAATCAAACATCCAGCTCTGACAAGAATCACACCAAATCTGAGGCCAAGGGCACCTATGGTGGAGGTGAGGAGATCAGTGGTGCAGAGCCCAAGGATGGTCCCCATGACTGCCCTCACAAGAAGACCCAGAGCATCGGTCATAGGCTGGTCCGGCGAAGGGCGCTGTTTGAGAGGAGGCAGAGGCTGAATGACTGTGCACTCGCTGTGGGGATGTTTGGAGTAGTGGTCATGGTCACCGAGACAGAGCTCTCCTGGAGCGTCTACAGTAAG AGCTCCATATACTCCGTGGCTATGAAGTCTATTATCAGCCTGTCCTCTCTTATCCTGCTGGGCCTGATCATTGCCTACCACATCTGTGAGGTGCAG CTCTACATCCACGATAACGGAGCAGAGGACTGGCGAATCGCCATGACAATGGAGCGGGTGACCCTGATCGCCCTGGAGCTGTTTGTAGCGATGGTGCACCCGTTCCCAGTGGGTCTCCCATTGTCATGGCAAGCCATGTCCCCCACGCTGTCAGAGACAGAGCTCGAGATTGTGCTGGCTCTGCCCATGTTCCTGCGACTCTACCTCCTGGGTCGTGCCTTGATGCTGCACAGCCGACTCTACACAGACACGGCCTCGCGCAGCATTGGCGCCCTCAACAAG ATCCACTTCAACAGCCGTTTTGTGGTCAAAGCGCTGATGACCATCTACCCTGGCACTGTGTTGATGATCTTCAGCGTCTCTCTGTGGCTCATCGCTGCATGGGGCCTACATGTCTGTGAGAG ACACCACAACTATAAGGACCTGAGCAGTAACTACATGGAGGCCCTGTGGATGGTCTCGGTCACCTTCTTGTCCATTGGTTATGGGGATGTTGTTCCCCACACCTACTGTGGCCGCAGCATCTGTCTACTCACTGGGATCATG ggggCTGGTTGCACAGTGCTGGTGGTTGCCGTGGTTGCCAGGAAACTAGAGCTGACCAGGGCAGAGAAACACGTCCACAACTTCATGATGGATTCCCACTTTACAAAAGGG ATAAAAATTGCTGCAGCAAATGTACTTAGAGAGACTTGGATGATCTACAAACACACCAAGCTGGCCAGGGAGAGAGACCACTGCAGAGTACGCATGCACCAGAGGAAGCTGCTGCTCGCAATCCACCG GCTGCGTGATGTGAAGATGGAAAGGAGGAAATTGGCTGACCAGGCCAACACGCTGGTGGATCTCTGCAAG ATGCAGAATCTGATGTATGACGTGCTGTCAGAGGTGAGTGGATGTCGAGGGGAcctggaaacacacacaaacagtctgCAGCAGAATGTGGAGGAGCTGAGAGAAGGCTTCAGGACCCTAATGCCACTCCTCTCCTGTACCCTCGCCACACAAAACGCTTCCATCCGCCACCTGCTcagggagagggaggagcagGCAGTGACATGGAGCATGGCAGGGCAGGATAGGTAA
- the LOC120027432 gene encoding 40S ribosomal protein S27 — MPLAKDLLHPSPEEEKRSHKKKRLVQSPNSYFMDVKCPGCYKITTVFSHAQTVVLCVGCSTVLCQPTGGKARLTEGCSFRRKQH, encoded by the exons ATGCCA CTCGCAAAAGACTTGTTGCACCCATCCcctgaggaggagaagaggagccaCAAGAAGAAGCGTCTCGTCCAGAGCCCTAACTCCTATTTCATGGATGTTAAGTGCCCAG GATGCTACAAGATCACAACTGTGTTCAGCCACGCCCAGACGGTCGTGCTGTGTGTGGGTTGCTCCACAGTTCTGTGTCAGCCCACTGGCGGCAAAGCACGTCTCACAGAGG ggTGCTCATTCAGGAGGAAGCAGCATTAG